A segment of the Gemmatimonadota bacterium genome:
GGACGCAGCCATCACACAGGCCGCGTTCCTCCAGGAGGAGATCCCCGACGACGGGATGACCCGCGGCACGACAGTGAGCATCCGGACGAGCAAGGCCCGTTGGGAGATCGCCCGCGACAACCGCTCGCGCTATTGGGTCGAGATCCACAAGAAGTTCGCGATCTCGACCGCCTGCCTCGTCTTCGTGCTGCTCGGCGTCCCGTTTGCCATTCGCTTTCCCCGCGGAGGCGTGGGGATGGTGATCTCCGCATCCGTGGGGATCTTCGGCGTCTATTGGACCGGCCTCATCGGGGGCGAGAACCTGGCGGACCGGGGCCTCGTCTCGCCGTTCTGGGCCATGTGGGGTCCCAATCTCATCTTCGGCTTCTTCGCCGTGATCCTGGTCCGTCGCATGGGCCGGGAGACGGCCAGCATGCGGGGGGGCGGTTGGGACGACCTGCTGCATTCGCTCAAGGGGTGGCTGCGCCACCCCTTCGGAGGACGGGAGCGGACGGCGTGAGGATCCTCGACCGCTTCGTGGCGCGGAGCTTCCTCAAGCTCTTTCTCGCGTTCGTGATCGGAGCGCCCCTGCTCTTCTTGATCGGGGACCTCACCGAGCACGTCGACCGCTACCTGGCCAGGGGGGTCACGCCCGGCGAGATGGTGCTGGCGTACGTCTATCAGTTCCCGCAGTACATGCTCTGGTCCTTCCCCATCGCGGGTCTGATCGCGGCGGTCTTCACCGTCCAGGCCATGACGGCCCACCACGAAGTGGTCGCCGCCAAGGCCGGCGGGATCTCCTTCCACCGCCTGGTGGTCCCCATTGTCCTGCTGGGCCTCCTGCTGACCGGCGTGGGGGTGGGGCTCACCGAGCTGGTTCCCCGCACCACCCGTCGGGCCGCCGAGCTCTTCCGGGAGCGCGAGGTGCGCCGCGATTGGCGCACCAACTTCGTCTATCAGACCGAGGACGGCCTCAGCATCACAGTGGCGCGCCTCTCCCTCCCGGAGCGGACGCTGCAGGAGGTGGCCCTGGAACGGGAGGCTGCGGATGGAGAAGGGCTGGACTACTACCTCATCGCCGACCGGGCGGCCTGGAGCGACGAGGAGGGCTGGACCTTCCACAAGGGGTACGTGCGCCACTTCCTGCCCGAAGGCATCGAACGCGCCTACGCGTTCGACCAGTACCGCACACGTCTGTTCAGCGAGCCGCCCAACCAGCTCCTCGAAGACCCCCCGGACGAGGAGCAGATGACCTACGCCGAGATGGGCAGGATGATCGAGACCATCCGCCGTTCCGGTGGCAATCCCGTTCCCCTGCGCGTCAACCAGGAGCAGAAGCTCGCCATCCCGGCGGCCACCCTGGTCGTGATCCTGTTCGGCTTGCCGCTCGCCACCAGCTCCAAACGCGGTGGCGCATCCTTCGGGGTCGGCGTCTCCCTGGCGTCCACGATCTTCTACATGGTGTTCCTGCGCATGGCGGGCGCCATCGGGGAGAGCGGTGGGCTCCAGCCCCTGCTGGCCGCCTGGTTGCCCAACCTGGCGTTCCTGGCCGCCGGAGCATTCCTCTTCAGTCGAGTGCGCACCTGACGGGGACGCCGCTCCACCGCACCGCAGTCAATCCGCACAACGGCGTACGAGCGCCGTGGCCAGGGTGCCGCTCATCACTTCCTCGACGGGGCCACGCAGAACGACGCTCCAGTCGTCACGCACGGTGACCTGAAAGGTCCCTCCCTCCATCTGCACCACGTGGGATCCCGCCGGGAGCCGGCCGCTCTTCACCGCAGCGGCGGTCGCGGCACAGGCGGACGTGCCGGACGACGAGGTCCGACCCACGCCTCTCTCCCAGATGCCGATCCGCAACCCTCCGTTTTCCACCTGCGCCAACTGCACGTTGGTGCCCCGCGTAAAGCGCCGGTGGCTACAGATCCAGGGGCCCAATCGGGCGAGGTCCGCGTCGGGGTCCACACCGAACACGACGAAGTGGGGGTTCCCCATCGAAACGGCGATCCCCTCCAGCGGCCGTCCGGCAGCGTCCGCCAGCGCGTCCGACCCGACCAACCCTACGGCTTCGGGCCCAAAGGCGGCGTGGCCCATCTCCGCCTCGACGTCCAGTCTCCCCTCCTCGTCGCGCCCATGGATCTGCATGCGGACGGCGCTGCCACCCACCTCCACGACAAAGGGCTCAGCTCCGACTTCCCCTGCGGCGAGGAGCCACGCCGCTGTCACACGCAGACCGTTGCCGCTCTTCTCGAACTCACCTCCGTCGGGGTTGAACATGCGCAAGCGGATGGGCGTCTGCGACGCGTCCACGATCACGACCCCGTCGCCCCCGACGCCCCTCCAGCGATCGCACACGGTCCGCACCGCGCTCGCACTGACCGGCCACGACTCACCGCGCGCGAACACCAGGTAGTCGTTGCCATGCCCGTGGGCCTTCCGGAACGCATCGCCTGCCCACCACAGATCCGCCCCTTGGGTCTCGCTCGCGCTCACGTCGTTGTCCTCGTTCGTCGTGTTGACCACCCAACACCCCCAGCCCCTCTCCGCCGTGAAGCGGGCCCGGCCCCAGACAGTGGAGCGTGTCATTCTCACACGTCGGGAAACCCCTGCACAACCGGAGTCGTAGGGTCACGGGTTCCGGTACGGGACCGAGGACGCCCGGGTTCGCAACCTTTCTTGCGGGCCACCCGTCCAACCCTGTGCCGACGACCACTCGAGAGTACGGATCCCATGCAACGCATACATATGGGGGCTCTGGCCCTGTCCTTTCTGCTCACGGTCGCCCCGCTCGGGGCCCAGGAGGCTCTCGACGCGGAGCCGGCGAGCGTTCCGGGGCGGCGGGCGTTGCCGCCAATCATGGAAGCCGTCGCCATCACCACCGAGGAGCCCCGCATCGACGGGGATCTCGCGGATCCGGTGTGGCAGACCGCTCCGGTAGCCTCCGATTTCATCCAGTACCAGCCGAACGAAGGCCAGCCGGCCACCGAGCGCTCGGAGGTCCGGGTGCTCTACGGCATCGACGCACTGTTCGTGGCGTTTCGGGCCTACGATCGCGAGCCGGACCTGATCGCGGCCCAACTCACACGGCGGGACGAGATGGGCTACTCCGACCGCGTGCACGTGGTCATCGACAGCTACTTCGACCGACGTACGGCCTTCCACTTCGCGGTGAATCCGCTCGGGGTGAAGACCGACATGTACCGCTTCGACGACACCAACGAGGACGAGTCCTGGGACGCTGTGTGGGACGTGGCCGCCCGACGCGATGAGCAGGGCTGGACTGCGGAGTTTCGCATCCCCTATTCGCAGCTCCGCTTCGAGACTGCCCCCATCCAGACCTGGGGCATCAACTTCATGCGCGAGATCGCTCGGCGGCAGGAGCGCTCGGTGTGGGCCCCGCTCTCCCAGCAAGAGAACGCAGTGGTCTCGCGGTTCGGCGAGTTGCGGGGACTGAAGAACCTGACCTCACCCCGACATATGGAAGTGCTTCCCTACTCGGTCGCTCGCTTGACCCGTGCGACCGGGGATCCGGCGAACCCCTTCTACGACCGCAACGACCTCTTCGGGACGGTGGGCGCCGATCTCAAGTACGGAGTGACCAGCAACCTCACGCTGGACCTCACGGTCAACCCGGACTTCGGGCAGGTCGAAGCCGACCCCGGACAGGTGAACCTCTCCGCGTTCGAGTCCTTCTTCTCGGAGCGACGCCCCTTCTTCGTGGAGGGCGCCAGCATCTTCAACTTCCGACTGTCCCAGGGAGACGGCGACGACGCCAACGAGTCGCTGTTCTACTCACGTCGCATCGGCCGCGCGCCGCAGGGCAGCGCGGATCCCCAAGGGGGCTACGCCGAATCCGATCAGCAGACGAACATCCTGGGCGCCTGGAAGCTGTCCGGGAAGACCGCCGACGGGTGGTCGATCGGACTTCTGCACGCGCTGACCGGCCAGGAGCAGGCATCCGTTGTCACAGGGACCGGCCAGCACGAGAGCCAGGCCATCGAGCCCCTTACGAACTACGCGGTCGCCCGCGTCATGAGGGACTTCCGCGACGGAAAGAGTGCCGTCGGCATCGTGGCCACCGGCGTCAATCGAGACAAGACCATTGCGGATGAGCTGGGACTACGCTCTGGCGGATACACGGGCGGTGTGGACTTCCGCCACCGCTTCGCCAACGACGAATGGGAAGTGCAGGGCTTCCTGGTGGGCTCCCACGTGGTCGGCTCCGAAGCCTCGATCGAGGCCACACAGCGCTCCTCTGCCCGGTACTTCCAGAGGCCGGACGCGGATCACGTCGAGCTCGATCCCACTCGGACCTCTCTGACGGGATGGTCGAGCAACTTCAGCATCGGGAAGATGGCCGGCGGATTCTGGCGGTACGCCACGGGTTTCCAGGCACGGTCTCCCGGATTCGAAGCCAACGATATCGGCTTCATGCGGTCGACCGACGCGCTCTCCCCGTGGGTGTGGGTGGGATACCACCACTCGACCCCCACCGAGCGCTTCAACCGTTGGAACCTCAATCTCAACGGGTGGAGTGCCTTTACGTTCGATCGCGAGCGCACGGGCCTGGGCGGGAACGTCAACGGGAGCTTCACGCTCAAGAACTTCTGGGGAGGCTACCTCGGCGTCGGCCGTCAGGTGGGCTCGTATTCACCGACGCTGCTGCGCGGCGGTCCGCTGTTCAAGACGGAGTCGGCGTGGAACGGGTGGTCCGGCCTCTGGAGCGACAGTCGCCGACCGCTGCGAATGGAAATGAACGGATGGTGGGGCGTGCGACCCGAGAGCGATTCCTGGAATGTGGGAATCGGCACGGGCGCCACCTGGCGCGCGTCCAACGCGACCCAACTGTCGCTGCGGCCGCAGTTGGGCTTCAACGTCGACGATCGTCAGTGGGTGACCCGCATCGGCGCTTCCGCAGACCCGACCTATCTGTTGGCCCGGCTCGAGCAGAAGACCTTCGGCATCACGGCTCGGTTCGACTACACCTTCACTCCGGACCTGTCCCTGCAGCTCTACGCTCAGCCCTTCCTGGCCAGCGGGAGCTACACCGATTTCAAGACCGTGGCCGATCCCCGCAACGAGCGCTACGAGGAGCGGGTCCAACCCGTGGGCGCGTCCGAGAGCGACGGGGTCTACACTGGCGACGCGGATGGCGACGGAACGCCCGAGACGTGGGACAACCCCGACTTCAACTTCGGTCAGTTCCGCTCGAACGCGGTGCTGCGCTGGGAGTATCGACCCGGCTCCGCGCTCTTCCTGGTCTGGTCGCAGGGACGGGACCGGTACCGGGCTCTCGACGGAAGCCTGAGCGTGGATCGGGATCTGGATCGCCTCTTCGGCCGGCGCCCCGACAACATCTTCCTGATCAAGGTCAGCTACTGGCTGAACCCCTGAGGGCTCCGCGCCCGTCCGTCTCCGCGCCGTCCTCCCCGTCCCCAGCCCCTGGGGGTGGGGAGGACGCCTGCGGGAACCCACTCCGGCGAGGGGTGTAGGCCCCGCTCGACAACATGGAATCCGTGGTGATTTGCGGCGTATTGCGGCCACGTAAAACAACCCGCTAAAAGGCCCGCCCCCTGGGGCGTTCTCTTCGGCGGGGGTCCTCGCCGTTCCTCACCCCGACAATCGAGCGCCGGCGCCGCCGCGTCGCCTTCCGTGGTCCGGAAGGTGCAAGAGGCCCCGTGCCTCCCCTGAACCCGAGAGACGACGTGACCCATCAGGCCCCATCGATCCGAGAACTCCTCGAGCGCCTTCTCGCGGAGCGCATCCTGGTCCTCGACGGGGCCATGGGGACGATGATCCAACGCCATCGGCTCACGGAGGCGGACTTCCGCGGCGAGCGCTACGCCCATCATCCCCGGTCCCTGCAGGGCAACAACGACCTCTTGGCCCTGACGCGTCCCCACGTGATCGAGGGCATCCACCGCGAGTACCTGCAGGCCGGCGCGGACATCCTCGAGACCAACACGTTCAACGCCAACCGCGTCTCCCAGTCCGACTACGGCACCGAGGGAGACGCCTACGAGATCAACGTCGCGGCAGCCCAGCTGGCGCGCGGCGTAGCCGATGAGTTCACCGCGCGCGATCCAGCGCGGCCCCGTTTCGTGTGTGGCGTGCTCGGCCCTCTCAATCGCACTGCCTCCATCTCGCCGGACGTCAACGACCCCGCGTTTCGCAACATCACGTACGCTCAGATCGTCGAGGCCTACCGCGAAGCCGCCCAGGGCCTCCTGGACGGAGGCGCGCACGTGCTGATGGTGGAGACGATCTTCGACACCCTGAACGCGAAGGCGGCGCTCTTCGCGTTGACGGGCCTCCTGGAGGAGCGCGGGGTGGATGTCCCCATCCTGATCTCCGGGACCATCACCGACCAGAGCGGACGGACCCTGACCGGGCAGACGCCGGAGGCGTTCTATCGCTCCATGCGTCATGCCCGACCGCTGTCCATCGGGCTCAACTGCGCCTTGGGTGCCCGTCAACTGCGGCCGTACCTGGAGGAGATCGCCGGGCTCGCCGAGTGTTGGGTCAGCTGCCACCCCAACGCCGGCCTGCCGAACGAGTTCGGCGAGTACGACGAGTCCGCCGACACGATGGCCGGCCTCGTTCGCGAGTTCGCGACCAGCGGATTCGTCAACATCGTGGGGGGTTGTTGCGGCACCACCCCCGCGCACGTCGCGGCCATCGCACGCGCCGTGCAGGACCTCCCGCCGCGGCCACGGCCGACCCCGGATCGAGTGTGCCGGCTGGCTGGCCTCGAACCTCTGACGATCACTCCCGATTCGCTGTTCGTGAACATCGGCGAGCGCACGAACGTCACCGGCTCCGCGCGCTTCGCTCGACTCATTCGAGAGGGAGACTACGAGACGGCACTACAGGTGGCTCGCCAGCAGGTCGAGAGCGGCGCCCAGATGATCGACGTCAACATGGACGAGGGACTGCTGGACGCCGAAGCGGCCATGACCCGTTTCCTCAACTTGATCGCGTCGGAGCCCGACATCAGTCGAGTCCCCATCGTGGTCGATTCGTCCCGCTGGGAGGTGATCGAGGCAGGTCTTCGGTGTATCCAGGGCAAGCCGGTCGTGAACTCCATCAGCCTCAAGGACGGCGAGGAGGACTTCGTCACCAAGGCGCGCCTGGTCCGCCGCTACGGGGCCGCGGTGATCGTCATGGCGTTCGATGAACGCGGGCAGGCGGACAGCGAGGATCGCAAGGTGGAGATCTGCACGCGGGCCTATCGCATCCTGACGGAGCAGGTCGGCTTCCCGCCCGAGGACATCATCTTCGACCCCAATATCTTCGCGGTCGCGACCGGGATCGCCGAGCACAACCGCTACGCACTCGATTTCCTGGGAGCCACCCGCCGGATCAAGGACTCGTTGCCCGACGCCCTCGTATCGGGTGGCGTCAGCAACCTCTCCTTCTCCTTCCGCGGCAGCCCCCACGTCCGAGAGGCCATGCACTCGGCGTTCCTCTACCATGCCATTCGAGCCGGGATGGACATGGGGATCGTCAACGCTGGGGCGCTGGTCGTGTACGACGAGATCCCGGCGGAGCTCCGCGACGCGATCGAGGACGTCCTCTTCGATCGACGGCCCGACGCTACCGAGCGCCTGACCGCCTTGGCCGATCAGTTCCGCGGAGCGTCCAACGCGGTCACTGAGACGTTGGAGTGGAGGTCCCTCCCCGTCGAGGCCCGCATCGAGCACGCCTTGGTCAAGGGCGTGGCCGACTTCATCGAAGAGGACGCAGAGGAGGCCCGTCGGGGCAGAACCCGCGCCATCGAGGTGATCGAGGGCCCTCTGATGGACGGTATGAACGTGGTGGGTGATCTCTTCGGCGCAGGAAAGATGTTCTTGCCCCAGGTGGTCAAGAGCGCGCGCGTCATGAAAAAGGCCGTCGCCTATTTGGTTCCCTTCATCGAGGAAGAGAAAGCAGCCAGCGGCGAGACGCGGTCGAAGGGCAGAATCCTGTTGGCCACCGTGAAGGGCGATGTCCACGACATCGGGAAGAACATCGTCGGTGTGGTGCTGGCCTGCAACAACTACGAGATCATCGATCTCGGCGTCATGGTACCTTCGGATAAGATCCTGGAGCGAGCCCGCGCGGAGCACGCGGACGTGATCGGA
Coding sequences within it:
- a CDS encoding LptF/LptG family permease translates to MRILDRFVARSFLKLFLAFVIGAPLLFLIGDLTEHVDRYLARGVTPGEMVLAYVYQFPQYMLWSFPIAGLIAAVFTVQAMTAHHEVVAAKAGGISFHRLVVPIVLLGLLLTGVGVGLTELVPRTTRRAAELFREREVRRDWRTNFVYQTEDGLSITVARLSLPERTLQEVALEREAADGEGLDYYLIADRAAWSDEEGWTFHKGYVRHFLPEGIERAYAFDQYRTRLFSEPPNQLLEDPPDEEQMTYAEMGRMIETIRRSGGNPVPLRVNQEQKLAIPAATLVVILFGLPLATSSKRGGASFGVGVSLASTIFYMVFLRMAGAIGESGGLQPLLAAWLPNLAFLAAGAFLFSRVRT
- the dapF gene encoding diaminopimelate epimerase: MTRSTVWGRARFTAERGWGCWVVNTTNEDNDVSASETQGADLWWAGDAFRKAHGHGNDYLVFARGESWPVSASAVRTVCDRWRGVGGDGVVIVDASQTPIRLRMFNPDGGEFEKSGNGLRVTAAWLLAAGEVGAEPFVVEVGGSAVRMQIHGRDEEGRLDVEAEMGHAAFGPEAVGLVGSDALADAAGRPLEGIAVSMGNPHFVVFGVDPDADLARLGPWICSHRRFTRGTNVQLAQVENGGLRIGIWERGVGRTSSSGTSACAATAAAVKSGRLPAGSHVVQMEGGTFQVTVRDDWSVVLRGPVEEVMSGTLATALVRRCAD
- a CDS encoding DUF5916 domain-containing protein codes for the protein MQRIHMGALALSFLLTVAPLGAQEALDAEPASVPGRRALPPIMEAVAITTEEPRIDGDLADPVWQTAPVASDFIQYQPNEGQPATERSEVRVLYGIDALFVAFRAYDREPDLIAAQLTRRDEMGYSDRVHVVIDSYFDRRTAFHFAVNPLGVKTDMYRFDDTNEDESWDAVWDVAARRDEQGWTAEFRIPYSQLRFETAPIQTWGINFMREIARRQERSVWAPLSQQENAVVSRFGELRGLKNLTSPRHMEVLPYSVARLTRATGDPANPFYDRNDLFGTVGADLKYGVTSNLTLDLTVNPDFGQVEADPGQVNLSAFESFFSERRPFFVEGASIFNFRLSQGDGDDANESLFYSRRIGRAPQGSADPQGGYAESDQQTNILGAWKLSGKTADGWSIGLLHALTGQEQASVVTGTGQHESQAIEPLTNYAVARVMRDFRDGKSAVGIVATGVNRDKTIADELGLRSGGYTGGVDFRHRFANDEWEVQGFLVGSHVVGSEASIEATQRSSARYFQRPDADHVELDPTRTSLTGWSSNFSIGKMAGGFWRYATGFQARSPGFEANDIGFMRSTDALSPWVWVGYHHSTPTERFNRWNLNLNGWSAFTFDRERTGLGGNVNGSFTLKNFWGGYLGVGRQVGSYSPTLLRGGPLFKTESAWNGWSGLWSDSRRPLRMEMNGWWGVRPESDSWNVGIGTGATWRASNATQLSLRPQLGFNVDDRQWVTRIGASADPTYLLARLEQKTFGITARFDYTFTPDLSLQLYAQPFLASGSYTDFKTVADPRNERYEERVQPVGASESDGVYTGDADGDGTPETWDNPDFNFGQFRSNAVLRWEYRPGSALFLVWSQGRDRYRALDGSLSVDRDLDRLFGRRPDNIFLIKVSYWLNP
- the metH gene encoding methionine synthase; amino-acid sequence: MTHQAPSIRELLERLLAERILVLDGAMGTMIQRHRLTEADFRGERYAHHPRSLQGNNDLLALTRPHVIEGIHREYLQAGADILETNTFNANRVSQSDYGTEGDAYEINVAAAQLARGVADEFTARDPARPRFVCGVLGPLNRTASISPDVNDPAFRNITYAQIVEAYREAAQGLLDGGAHVLMVETIFDTLNAKAALFALTGLLEERGVDVPILISGTITDQSGRTLTGQTPEAFYRSMRHARPLSIGLNCALGARQLRPYLEEIAGLAECWVSCHPNAGLPNEFGEYDESADTMAGLVREFATSGFVNIVGGCCGTTPAHVAAIARAVQDLPPRPRPTPDRVCRLAGLEPLTITPDSLFVNIGERTNVTGSARFARLIREGDYETALQVARQQVESGAQMIDVNMDEGLLDAEAAMTRFLNLIASEPDISRVPIVVDSSRWEVIEAGLRCIQGKPVVNSISLKDGEEDFVTKARLVRRYGAAVIVMAFDERGQADSEDRKVEICTRAYRILTEQVGFPPEDIIFDPNIFAVATGIAEHNRYALDFLGATRRIKDSLPDALVSGGVSNLSFSFRGSPHVREAMHSAFLYHAIRAGMDMGIVNAGALVVYDEIPAELRDAIEDVLFDRRPDATERLTALADQFRGASNAVTETLEWRSLPVEARIEHALVKGVADFIEEDAEEARRGRTRAIEVIEGPLMDGMNVVGDLFGAGKMFLPQVVKSARVMKKAVAYLVPFIEEEKAASGETRSKGRILLATVKGDVHDIGKNIVGVVLACNNYEIIDLGVMVPSDKILERARAEHADVIGLSGLITPSLEQMVHVASEMEREGFEIPLLIGGATTSKVHTAVKIEERYHGPTVHVLDASRSVGVVGTLLDASQRDAYVAQVREEYSHLRRHQSARRAGQRTLTFEEARRRRHRADWSAYRPVAPRRPGITVFDDYPLAELVPFIDWTPFFRTWELAGRYPDILDDATVGVQARGLLEDAHVLLERMVRERLLTARAIVGLFPAAAHGEDVHIFPTGDRAGPGVAFRHLRQQFDKDGRPNLSLADFVAPRDSGVEDWTGAFVVTAGVGLDGLVATFEADHDDYHAILAKALADRLAEAFAEHMHQRVRRELWGYAPEESFDNEALIAERYRGIRPAPGYPACPDHTEKRALFDVLAAERIGVSLTESCAMLPTATVSGWYFAHPDSQYFGVGRIGRDQVEDYAQRKSMPTDEVERWLSPNLAYDPGSV